One Pararhizobium sp. IMCC3301 DNA segment encodes these proteins:
- a CDS encoding VWA domain-containing protein — protein sequence MKKTELLRQGKSDLSARPKSSGSEIDAFLKRAKQLAPVPDAARGRMMFALDATMSRQPTWDMACALQGEMFSAAASVGDLSVKLVYFRGLRESRTSRWVNNAESLRVLMEKIECRGGLTQIARVLSHAKRESEKQPLAALVYVGDSMEENIDELCKLAGELGLRGVKAFVFHDGRDKHAETAFREIARLTGGAYLPFDRNSAAELKALLVAVATYAAGGRKALEAADNATARRLLADMR from the coding sequence ATGAAAAAGACCGAACTTTTACGACAAGGCAAATCCGATCTTTCGGCTCGCCCGAAATCAAGCGGATCAGAAATTGATGCATTTTTGAAGCGGGCCAAACAGCTTGCGCCGGTGCCGGATGCCGCACGTGGGCGGATGATGTTTGCCCTTGATGCGACCATGAGCCGACAGCCGACATGGGACATGGCTTGTGCTCTTCAAGGTGAGATGTTCTCGGCTGCTGCATCCGTGGGCGACCTCTCGGTGAAGTTGGTTTACTTCCGCGGCCTGCGGGAATCCCGGACGTCTCGCTGGGTAAACAACGCAGAAAGCCTACGCGTTCTGATGGAAAAAATCGAATGCAGGGGCGGGCTGACGCAAATCGCAAGAGTCCTTTCGCATGCCAAGCGGGAATCCGAGAAACAACCTTTGGCGGCTTTGGTCTACGTCGGGGATTCAATGGAAGAAAACATTGATGAATTGTGCAAACTCGCCGGTGAACTGGGCCTGCGCGGCGTCAAGGCGTTTGTATTCCACGATGGCCGGGACAAGCATGCTGAAACTGCATTTCGCGAGATCGCGCGGTTGACAGGCGGCGCCTATTTGCCATTTGACAGAAACTCGGCCGCGGAATTGAAGGCGCTGCTCGTTGCTGTAGCTACGTATGCGGCAGGCGGTCGAAAGGCACTGGAAGCGGCCGACAACGCGACGGCGAGGCGGTTACTTGCGGATATGCGCTGA